A region from the Hydra vulgaris chromosome 08, alternate assembly HydraT2T_AEP genome encodes:
- the LOC136084269 gene encoding uncharacterized protein LOC136084269 has translation MSFKNIFRSFREKYDFIKNKLKKSNIFWKKSCFSNKQCEPILTKYNRKSFEEITNNCTSYHPTIRCGSENEDIYIPSKSLLLLKYQRLVKNIDCIKQFNCDHVNNTFNSYVVCLETSARFKRVLWAKPHQPVGRWTNPLLYLISKKRHNNDISTVKPPKQNVSPSRNNVWKYTPKEDMFTLGNKHPSQFSAEQYLVYLYYKEYDRIHNTAPSSSKQSSKQAKCCYCSWQESFF, from the exons atgagttttaaaaatatttttcgatCTTTTAGAGAAAAGtatgattttataaagaataagttaaaaaaaagtaacatctTTTGGAAAAAAAGCTGTTTCTCGAATAAACAATGTGAACCAAttcttacaaaatataatagaaaaagttttgaagAGATAACAAACAATTGTACATCGTATCACCCCACTATAAGGTGTGGTTCAGAAAATGAGGATATTTATATTCCGAGCAAAAGTTTACTGTTGTTGAAATATCAAAGGTTAGTTAAGAACATTGACTGCATAAAGCAGTTCAATTGCGATCATGTGAATAACACTTTTAATTCCTACGTGGTTTGTTTGGAAACTTCGGCCag atttaaaagagTTCTGTGGGCAAAGCCCCATCAACCAGTCGGACGTTGGACTAATCCACTACTTTACCTCATATCTAAAAAAAG ACACAATAATGATATTAGTACCGTAAAACCACCTAAACAAAATGTATCACCCAGCCGAAACAACGTCTGGAAATACACTCCAAAAGAGGATATGTTTACATTGGGGAACAAACACCCTTCGCAATTTTCTGCTGAGCAATATTTGGTATATTTATACTACAAAGAATATGACAG AATACACAATACTGCACCATCATCTTCAAAACAAAGTTCCAAACAAGCAAAATGTTGTTATTGTTCCTGGCAAgaatcgtttttttaa
- the LOC136083214 gene encoding THAP domain-containing protein 1-like translates to MVISCAACGCSNRYIKGGTKSFHKFPLQNSELCKRWIVALKRENFLPSKHTYKKNPNLDHHQKPILKCNAVPSVFIFSTNIQKTKRKIPSIRTSVNSLSKFDSLSKKTKFDVYPTIDKPSKEINSTHNDQPESTIEKNDHTSQSLTQSISSLSPAKEK, encoded by the exons ATGGTAATTTCTTGTGCTGCATGTGGATGTTctaatagatatataaaaggCGGCACAAAATCCTTTCATAAATTTCCTCTTCAAAATTCTGAATTATGTAAAAGGTGGATTGTTGCTTTGAAACGTGAAAATTTTCTTCCATCCAAACACACCT acaaaaaaaatccaaatctTGATCATCATCAAAAgcctattttaaaatgtaatgctGTGCCatcagtttttatattttctacaaatattcaAAAGACAAAAAGGAAAATTCCATCAATACGAACATCAGTAAATTCATTATCTAAATTTGattctttatcaaaaaaaacaaagtttgatgTTTACCCTACTATAGACAAACCCAGCAAAGAAATTAATTCAACACATAATGATCAGCCAGAAAgcactattgaaaaaaatgaccACACCAGTCAATCTCTAACACAATCTATAAGTTCTTTATCACcagcaaaagaaaaataa
- the LOC136083215 gene encoding uncharacterized protein LOC136083215: protein MLDAIIFLSERGLALFGSNQRIGDRANGNFLGIIELLSKYDPLLAEHVKHVRESQHSSPQRWEILKQHFPVSLHGMSKTRWSARIDGVKPVAQHLKSVRSALNELGVPHLTAQAKMELNAIQKYISKFDCILMSSIWMKLLTMIHETNLIIEARQATLDIEKDNIENLCNDIQRLREQFDKILNESKFVARNIDVLCEFLTNRHFPSQDDAELYFKISQ from the exons ATGCTAGATgctattatttttctttctgaaCGTGGATTAGCACTTTTTGGTTCTAACCAACGAATAGGTGATCGAGCGAATGGAaactttttaggtattattGAGCTTCTTAGCAAATATGACCCACTTTTAGCTGAGCATGTTAAACATGTTCGAGAATCACAACA TAGCAGTCCTCAAAGGtgggaaattttaaaacaacattttcctGTTTCGTTGCATGGAATGTCCAAAACAAGATGGTCAGCACGGATTGATGGTGTTAAACCAGTTGCACAACATTTGAAGTCAGTAAGAAGTGCTTTAAATGAACTTGGGGTGCCACATTTAACAGCCCAGGCTAAAATGGAACTCAATGCTATTCAAAAGTATATCTCCAAATTTGATTGCATTTTGATGTCGTCTATCTGGATGAAGCTACTCACAATGATTCATGAGACAAATCTAATCATCGAGGCACGCCAAGCCACTCTTGATATTGAAAAGGATAACATTGAAAATCTATGTAATGACATTCAAAGGTTGCGTGAACAGTTTGATAAGATTTTAAATGAGTCAAAATTTGTTGCAAGAAATATTGATGTTTTATGTGAGTTTTTAACTAATCGTCATTTTCCAAGTCAAGATGATGCTGAGTTGTATTTCAAAATCAGTCAATga